The following are from one region of the Prevotella communis genome:
- a CDS encoding helix-turn-helix domain-containing protein, translating into MIRIVILSLLIILSVPTNIKADVSKLLFSRLTAEDGLCDNQVMHVMQLPDERMLFTTLGNINIYDGVNFSHIHHADIEPFHLKDYHGFYHVYVDKRQIVWIKNTQSLMCFDLQQNRYITDIPKFIKEIWPEKNTITDVFVDTDYHLWLLSGRALWNDYSCKSVNLSPAWGEVQDVDVYGQYGYVFFSTGHIVCLDLKTSSVVYAKAAYSSQEAKKYDLTSMVVRTADGHFYQIRNGIEGLFLCFDTKSRTWSKLFTAHFTLHTLAVKDDADIYFTSSRGLWRYHVKNKTREEIDNYTLFDGNKMSASANTICFDRQGGVWVGTYRDGLLYAHPDRYPFRNIDSTSLSFDTQATSVVDSRGYLWECTTDGLRLTRNGKVSMVYSEDGLSNDCVCAIVEDKEHCMWASTANGISCIEVKKDGGLKINSYRHEDGVQRGDYIIGRAKLLDDGSIAMEGKNGCTVFHPNELMRMRNIQLNPILRRMTKNDHEISLDFSALNYAFPQHTYYKYTLTLDRDSTVTILRPGVDRSYIDDNGALHLTLLKLKPGKYQLKVEASLDADRWTGKAKVVSFEILPPWWQSTWAYVIYTLLTICIVVGGMALYSYNQRKRMMRQMKEERLMARIEGLMEQCARYEDEHQSVKPTQEKAENDMDAQDSEFLKKAIALVEKNLGKQYTVEQLSSDLCMERTGLYKKLSAIVDKSPSLFMRSIRLSHAARLIREGNHSLAEIATKTGFSSASYLSRCFQEEYGCKPSEYARQ; encoded by the coding sequence ATGATACGTATTGTTATACTTTCCTTATTGATTATTCTGTCTGTCCCAACTAACATAAAGGCAGACGTATCGAAACTGCTGTTTTCGCGCCTGACGGCAGAGGACGGACTGTGTGACAATCAGGTGATGCACGTTATGCAGCTGCCCGACGAACGGATGCTGTTTACGACGTTAGGGAATATCAACATCTATGATGGAGTGAATTTCAGTCATATTCATCATGCCGACATCGAGCCATTCCACCTGAAAGATTATCACGGGTTTTACCATGTGTATGTGGATAAGAGGCAGATAGTGTGGATCAAGAACACGCAGTCACTCATGTGTTTCGACCTACAGCAGAACCGATACATTACTGATATTCCGAAATTCATAAAGGAGATATGGCCTGAAAAGAATACCATTACAGATGTTTTTGTTGACACGGACTACCACCTTTGGCTATTGTCGGGCAGGGCATTATGGAACGACTATTCATGCAAGTCTGTCAATCTGAGTCCAGCATGGGGAGAGGTACAGGACGTGGATGTGTATGGCCAATACGGTTATGTGTTCTTCAGTACTGGCCATATTGTCTGCCTTGACCTGAAAACCTCATCAGTAGTCTATGCCAAGGCAGCCTACTCATCGCAGGAGGCCAAAAAATACGATTTGACATCCATGGTAGTGAGAACTGCAGATGGTCATTTCTATCAGATACGCAATGGTATCGAGGGACTGTTTCTCTGCTTCGACACAAAGAGCAGGACATGGAGCAAGTTGTTCACGGCACACTTCACGCTCCACACGCTGGCAGTAAAGGATGATGCAGATATCTACTTTACCAGTTCCAGAGGGCTGTGGCGATATCATGTAAAGAATAAAACGAGAGAAGAAATAGATAATTACACGCTTTTTGATGGCAACAAGATGAGTGCCTCAGCCAATACTATCTGTTTCGACCGCCAGGGAGGTGTCTGGGTAGGCACATATCGCGACGGACTGCTATATGCACATCCCGACAGGTACCCCTTCCGCAACATAGATTCCACATCCCTCAGTTTTGATACACAAGCCACTAGTGTGGTGGACAGCCGTGGATATCTGTGGGAGTGTACCACCGATGGTCTCAGACTGACAAGGAATGGGAAGGTTAGTATGGTGTATTCTGAGGATGGTCTGTCGAACGACTGCGTCTGCGCTATCGTAGAGGACAAAGAGCACTGTATGTGGGCTTCAACGGCAAACGGGATTTCGTGTATCGAAGTGAAGAAGGACGGCGGTCTGAAGATCAACAGTTATCGCCATGAAGATGGGGTGCAACGAGGCGACTACATCATAGGCAGGGCGAAGTTGCTCGACGATGGAAGCATCGCTATGGAAGGAAAGAACGGCTGCACAGTATTCCATCCCAACGAGTTGATGAGGATGCGAAACATCCAATTAAATCCGATACTCAGAAGAATGACGAAGAATGATCATGAGATATCTCTTGACTTCTCGGCACTTAACTATGCTTTTCCTCAGCATACATATTATAAATATACGCTCACGCTAGACAGGGACTCTACCGTTACGATACTGAGACCTGGCGTTGACAGAAGCTATATTGATGACAATGGTGCGCTACATCTGACGCTACTGAAGCTGAAACCTGGCAAATATCAACTGAAGGTGGAGGCATCACTCGATGCTGACCGGTGGACGGGGAAGGCAAAAGTAGTATCTTTTGAAATTCTGCCTCCATGGTGGCAATCTACATGGGCATATGTGATATATACACTCCTGACTATCTGCATTGTGGTGGGTGGTATGGCCCTCTATTCATACAACCAGCGCAAGCGGATGATGCGACAGATGAAGGAGGAAAGACTGATGGCCCGTATAGAGGGCTTGATGGAGCAATGTGCCCGCTATGAAGATGAGCATCAAAGCGTGAAGCCAACACAGGAAAAAGCAGAGAACGATATGGATGCCCAGGACTCTGAATTTCTGAAAAAAGCCATCGCTCTTGTTGAGAAGAATCTTGGCAAACAATATACGGTAGAACAGTTGAGTAGCGATTTGTGCATGGAGAGAACAGGACTGTATAAGAAACTCTCAGCCATTGTAGATAAGTCGCCAAGTCTCTTCATGCGAAGCATACGCCTGAGCCATGCTGCTCGTCTGATACGTGAAGGCAACCATTCTCTGGCCGAGATTGCCACAAAGACTGGATTCTCATCGGCCAGTTACTTAAGCCGTTGTTTCCAAGAGGAATATGGGTGCAAGCCCTCTGAATATGCGCGCCAATAG
- a CDS encoding glycoside hydrolase family 31 protein, with translation MKRMFLVALLATTLTQAKAQDYTVTTGGIVTEVKFYSPNIVRVTKYQKADALSKTDPKVVVTMKPQKVNPTKREGAKEDTLLTGKVMVTCNKQTGVLGFFRPDGTVLIKERTKPTFTKRTAHTIDPYNVSQSFRLSTGEAIYGLGQVQDGTLNHRNKNYNHMVQNNMSVWIPFIHSTRGYGLYWDLYGPCDFSDDATNGATFKTEAAHAVDYYVLVGAAERGDEVQQLVRQLSGQATMVPLWTFGYFQSKERYKSATETLGVLQKYRSQKVPIDCVVQDWQYWGGNNQWNAMEFLNPEFKTTYPQMINGMHADGAHLLISIWANFGRDTKQFAHFKEKNQLMKMGNDIMSSTWPNNEGVGIYCPYQQSARKYYWQCLYEGLVNKGVDAYWVDSSEPDHYQGGEDWEKTNDFIVLNKDDEDNATLNPHSLETSHTWRAMRNVFPLMHASGVYEGHRGQKAPETEARRVMIMTRSGFIGMQRYGAGTWSGDITASWETLGNQIPAALNYSACGIPSWNSDIGGFFNGSFKGAGQDIYNELYCRWIQFGTFCTIMRSHGSSTDRAIYQFGKEGESYYDIINRYINLRYALLPYIYSMDRRVYNEGYSFMRAMGIAYPTDAATHNLKDQFMFGSNLLVAPVVKSQATQRSVYLPKGDGWTDVWNGQQYDGGQTVKRDVNLALMPLYVRQGTIMPWGPKVQYSEQSNWDNLEIRIYPGADGTFTLYEDERDNYNYEQGHFTEIPFSWNDKTKTLTIGARSGAFDGMLKNRTFRIVLVDAEKHMGLGIQQSQRFSKEVKYTGSEVNVKIDNDHTTNEDVTAIRSIQATPSNVNLFLGQSQTFAVKAKLADGSSKFITLDAVYESSDTLVTTVRDGIIHAGQKEGHADINVTYTDGLGTTHQTTIGVDASVPTNLYNWKAYDWYKNRVADRLGASDIAYSSKDNTITITKTGAQNIALKYSDKKYMEPGTKYLVAVATDVSKNKDDSQLWYINGNWVNIVNPTDVRTLKDGRIMIAWTIDECKGYQLTGETIFGMTSTNVQGRSVISYVGFTSDLKKLQQEFNVAVGIAPITSNQHTMHSIYAINGTPRTHLSTDINIIANGSKTVKLLKR, from the coding sequence ATGAAACGAATGTTCCTTGTGGCTTTGTTAGCCACCACCCTGACGCAAGCAAAAGCTCAGGACTACACGGTAACCACAGGTGGTATCGTGACAGAAGTTAAGTTCTACTCGCCCAACATCGTGCGAGTAACAAAGTATCAAAAGGCAGATGCTCTAAGCAAGACCGACCCGAAGGTGGTGGTGACGATGAAGCCACAGAAGGTGAACCCAACTAAGAGAGAGGGCGCCAAGGAAGACACGCTGCTGACAGGCAAGGTGATGGTGACCTGCAACAAGCAGACGGGCGTACTTGGTTTCTTCCGCCCAGACGGCACCGTACTTATCAAGGAGCGCACAAAGCCTACATTCACCAAGCGCACGGCACACACCATAGATCCCTACAATGTGTCACAGTCGTTCCGCCTCTCAACAGGCGAGGCCATCTACGGACTGGGACAGGTTCAGGACGGCACACTGAACCATCGTAACAAGAATTACAACCACATGGTGCAGAACAACATGTCGGTATGGATTCCATTCATCCACTCCACCCGCGGCTACGGTCTGTATTGGGATCTCTACGGTCCCTGCGATTTCAGCGACGACGCGACCAATGGTGCCACCTTCAAAACCGAAGCAGCACATGCCGTAGATTATTATGTACTGGTGGGTGCTGCGGAGCGTGGCGACGAGGTACAGCAACTGGTACGCCAGTTGTCGGGACAGGCCACGATGGTGCCGCTCTGGACCTTCGGCTACTTCCAAAGCAAGGAGCGCTATAAGAGCGCTACAGAGACACTGGGGGTGCTGCAAAAGTATCGCTCACAGAAGGTACCCATCGACTGCGTGGTGCAGGACTGGCAGTATTGGGGAGGTAACAACCAATGGAACGCAATGGAATTCCTTAATCCAGAATTCAAGACCACATATCCTCAGATGATCAACGGAATGCACGCTGATGGTGCTCATCTGCTGATTTCCATTTGGGCGAATTTCGGACGCGATACTAAGCAGTTTGCACACTTTAAGGAGAAAAACCAACTGATGAAGATGGGCAACGACATCATGTCGTCAACATGGCCCAACAATGAGGGGGTTGGCATCTACTGCCCTTATCAGCAATCGGCTCGCAAATACTACTGGCAATGTCTATATGAAGGACTGGTCAACAAAGGTGTGGATGCATATTGGGTGGATTCTTCCGAACCCGATCACTACCAAGGTGGTGAGGATTGGGAGAAGACCAATGACTTCATCGTGTTGAACAAAGATGATGAAGACAATGCCACATTAAATCCTCATTCGCTCGAAACGTCCCATACGTGGCGTGCGATGCGTAATGTGTTCCCGCTGATGCATGCCAGCGGTGTATATGAAGGACACCGTGGACAGAAAGCTCCTGAGACCGAGGCCCGCCGTGTGATGATTATGACCCGTTCTGGTTTTATCGGCATGCAACGATATGGCGCTGGAACATGGAGCGGCGACATCACTGCTTCGTGGGAGACATTAGGAAATCAGATTCCAGCAGCCCTAAACTATTCTGCCTGCGGTATTCCAAGTTGGAACAGTGACATCGGCGGTTTCTTCAACGGTTCATTCAAGGGCGCCGGACAGGATATCTACAACGAGCTCTACTGCCGATGGATTCAGTTCGGCACATTCTGCACCATCATGCGCAGTCATGGTTCAAGCACCGATCGTGCCATCTACCAGTTTGGCAAGGAAGGCGAGAGTTATTATGACATCATCAACAGATATATCAACCTGCGCTATGCCCTACTGCCTTATATCTATAGCATGGACCGACGGGTTTACAACGAAGGTTATTCCTTCATGAGGGCGATGGGTATTGCTTATCCAACAGATGCAGCCACCCACAACCTGAAAGACCAGTTCATGTTTGGAAGTAATCTGCTTGTAGCTCCCGTCGTGAAGTCGCAGGCTACACAGCGAAGTGTTTATCTGCCAAAGGGCGATGGCTGGACGGATGTATGGAACGGACAGCAATACGATGGTGGACAGACCGTGAAACGTGATGTCAATCTGGCACTGATGCCCCTTTATGTACGACAGGGTACCATTATGCCATGGGGGCCCAAGGTGCAGTACAGCGAACAGAGCAACTGGGACAACCTTGAGATACGTATCTACCCCGGTGCCGACGGCACGTTCACCCTCTACGAAGACGAGCGCGACAACTATAACTACGAGCAAGGACACTTCACAGAGATTCCCTTTTCATGGAACGACAAGACAAAGACACTCACCATCGGTGCTCGCAGCGGTGCTTTTGACGGTATGCTAAAGAATCGTACCTTCCGCATTGTACTGGTCGATGCCGAGAAGCATATGGGATTAGGCATACAACAGTCACAACGCTTCAGTAAGGAGGTGAAATACACGGGCAGCGAAGTCAACGTAAAAATTGACAATGATCATACAACAAACGAGGATGTTACCGCCATTCGGAGTATCCAGGCTACACCCTCAAATGTCAATCTCTTTTTGGGCCAGAGCCAGACCTTTGCCGTTAAGGCAAAGCTGGCCGACGGCTCGTCAAAATTTATCACTCTCGATGCTGTATACGAGAGTAGCGACACGCTGGTGACCACTGTGCGAGACGGCATTATCCATGCAGGTCAGAAAGAAGGCCACGCCGACATCAACGTCACCTATACCGACGGACTGGGTACTACTCATCAGACCACTATCGGTGTAGATGCCTCCGTTCCCACGAACCTCTACAACTGGAAAGCCTACGATTGGTATAAAAACCGTGTGGCCGACCGCCTCGGAGCTTCCGACATTGCCTACAGCAGCAAGGACAACACCATCACAATCACCAAGACTGGAGCGCAGAATATCGCGCTAAAATATTCGGATAAGAAATACATGGAGCCGGGCACAAAATACCTCGTGGCAGTGGCAACAGACGTTTCAAAAAACAAAGACGACTCGCAACTATGGTACATCAACGGTAACTGGGTGAACATCGTCAATCCTACTGATGTGCGCACCCTGAAAGACGGACGTATCATGATTGCATGGACCATTGATGAATGCAAAGGATACCAACTGACAGGAGAGACCATCTTTGGTATGACATCCACCAATGTGCAGGGACGTTCCGTCATTAGCTACGTGGGCTTTACGTCCGACCTGAAGAAGCTCCAGCAGGAGTTTAACGTTGCCGTAGGAATTGCACCCATTACCTCCAACCAGCACACGATGCACTCTATCTACGCCATCAACGGTACTCCACGCACCCATTTATCTACCGATATCAACATCATAGCCAACGGCAGCAAAACAGTAAAACTGCTCAAGAGATAG
- a CDS encoding thioesterase family protein, with protein MVETGLKYTSELTVTDDVTAVKMGSGDMPVLATPAMMALMENAAMMAVAKELPEGCTTVGGHIESSHLRPTKVGDKVTATAEVTKVDGKKITFKVAAYSGDTLLGEGTHLRFIVDKERFMSKL; from the coding sequence ATGGTAGAAACAGGTCTGAAATATACAAGCGAGTTGACGGTGACTGATGATGTCACAGCCGTAAAGATGGGTTCCGGCGATATGCCCGTGCTGGCGACTCCCGCCATGATGGCATTGATGGAGAATGCGGCCATGATGGCCGTCGCCAAGGAGTTGCCAGAGGGATGCACCACCGTTGGCGGCCATATCGAGTCATCTCATCTCAGACCCACGAAAGTGGGCGACAAGGTGACTGCCACCGCAGAGGTGACAAAGGTTGACGGCAAGAAAATCACATTCAAAGTGGCCGCCTACTCAGGTGACACACTACTTGGAGAGGGCACCCACCTCAGGTTCATTGTCGACAAGGAGCGCTTCATGTCGAAATTGTAG
- a CDS encoding histidine phosphatase family protein: MKPKRIILIRHGESQANVDRYLFGRVPDYTIELTDKGHEQAREAGKRLRDLVGSESMYFYVSPFWRARSTFEGVASAFPKTQFEYGEEPRLREQEWGYLRGQDEFDKICQERREYGTFYYRIPGGEAGSDVYDRINDLLGSLYRDFTDEKFPENCVLVTHGLTIRLFVMRFFHLTVEEFERMVAPKNCDLVVLELQDDGHYRLITEMACSSEPLRYARPIRL; encoded by the coding sequence ATGAAACCTAAAAGAATCATACTTATCAGACACGGAGAGTCACAGGCGAATGTCGATCGGTACTTGTTTGGACGGGTGCCCGACTACACGATAGAGTTGACAGACAAAGGGCATGAGCAGGCTCGGGAGGCGGGAAAACGCCTGAGAGATTTGGTTGGGAGTGAGTCGATGTATTTCTACGTCTCTCCATTCTGGCGTGCCCGTTCCACTTTCGAAGGCGTGGCATCTGCTTTCCCGAAAACCCAATTTGAGTATGGCGAAGAACCTCGGTTGCGGGAGCAGGAATGGGGCTATCTGCGGGGACAGGATGAGTTTGACAAGATTTGCCAGGAGAGACGCGAATATGGCACATTCTACTATCGCATACCAGGCGGAGAGGCAGGTTCGGATGTCTACGATCGTATCAATGATTTGTTGGGCAGTTTATACAGGGATTTCACAGATGAGAAGTTCCCTGAGAACTGCGTGCTTGTAACTCACGGACTGACTATCCGCTTGTTCGTCATGCGCTTCTTTCACCTGACAGTGGAGGAGTTTGAACGAATGGTAGCTCCTAAAAACTGCGATTTGGTGGTGTTGGAACTGCAAGATGATGGACATTATCGACTGATAACGGAAATGGCCTGTTCTTCAGAACCATTGCGATACGCTAGGCCCATCAGATTATAA
- a CDS encoding pentapeptide repeat-containing protein: MAIELLSKNNETSQLSAAIILRRFYDADIDKDKFRQETIREISAMLKIHPTGIFQKTLGDGLAYAGNLNYADLMRTNMQDLYLGRKNEKDDNLEKKGLSPRHTNDESWKITMDFTDMFGANLSYALVENVVGFGTIFNSAILNHTNIKNCTFKKADFKYADLTNVYFENVKLEGSNFKGAIGIPEELLSHLEWVDQGTKDEAYVYKGSDAITLDKTKKRGEHKRVFFSMPGSLTASEEALTLFYKDLLEKKNIEAVIYTRDHYPKDSQLTKVKEAIKQSDAMIAFGLKQIEIKTGRLNPDMKEYKEDLWLPTPWNEIEVGMGVMANLPILLVRDDKVEIGVFDKVISEYKIKTLSSAILLKNIEHSEEFNQWLDLF; the protein is encoded by the coding sequence ATGGCAATAGAACTGTTATCTAAGAATAATGAAACATCTCAACTATCTGCAGCCATTATCTTGCGCCGATTCTATGATGCAGACATAGACAAAGACAAATTCCGTCAAGAAACTATCCGTGAAATCTCTGCGATGTTAAAGATTCACCCAACAGGTATCTTCCAAAAAACATTGGGTGACGGTTTGGCATATGCAGGTAATTTGAATTATGCAGACCTGATGCGAACAAATATGCAGGATTTGTATCTTGGGAGAAAGAACGAAAAAGATGACAATCTTGAGAAGAAGGGGCTTTCACCAAGACATACCAATGACGAATCATGGAAAATAACGATGGATTTCACAGACATGTTTGGAGCAAACCTATCTTATGCCTTAGTTGAGAATGTTGTTGGTTTTGGCACAATATTTAATAGTGCAATATTAAATCATACTAATATCAAAAACTGCACTTTCAAAAAAGCAGATTTCAAATATGCGGATTTAACCAATGTGTATTTCGAGAATGTTAAGCTCGAAGGTTCAAACTTCAAGGGTGCAATAGGCATCCCTGAAGAGTTGCTGAGTCATCTGGAGTGGGTTGATCAGGGGACGAAAGATGAAGCTTATGTGTACAAAGGCTCTGATGCGATTACATTAGACAAGACAAAGAAGAGGGGGGAACATAAAAGGGTGTTCTTTAGTATGCCTGGTTCCCTAACTGCATCAGAAGAAGCCTTAACGCTTTTCTATAAAGACCTGTTAGAAAAAAAGAACATAGAGGCTGTTATATATACACGCGATCATTATCCGAAAGATAGTCAGTTAACGAAGGTCAAGGAAGCAATAAAACAGTCTGACGCAATGATTGCTTTTGGTCTGAAACAGATAGAGATAAAAACCGGTCGTCTAAATCCCGATATGAAAGAATACAAAGAAGACTTATGGCTACCAACGCCCTGGAATGAGATAGAGGTAGGAATGGGAGTGATGGCAAACTTGCCAATCTTATTAGTAAGAGACGACAAGGTGGAAATAGGAGTCTTTGATAAAGTAATCTCTGAATATAAAATCAAAACCCTATCTTCTGCAATTCTCTTAAAAAACATTGAGCATAGTGAGGAGTTCAATCAATGGCTTGATTTATTTTAA
- a CDS encoding alpha-amylase family glycosyl hydrolase: MIYQILIDRFNGGWTIPPQNANAYLGGTLQGIKDKLDYIKSLGATSIWLSPFFKNAAYHGYHTIDYEEVDPHFGTWSDLSDLINTAHQKNIRVIADFVPNHCHVEHPFFLDAVDNPFTSKYRDWFYFKNETSPDCLHFLGYQELVKFNLDNPATKDYFIKVGEHLSSIGIDGFRIDHALGIPMEFLKSFRKRMHELNPNTIVLGEVWPFNIQRRYYNTLRFRSFWRKCSCWLFGFNQETMQLDYYDCLDAVLDFTFQQILIDEVKAGRRLDNNDKLNRKLAKHFSRYPSESFQVIPFIDNHDTNRFLFYCNGDKTLLAEALALLEKTGKEYAFYYGTECGMNNDHSIFNAEPYADLIVREPMKW; encoded by the coding sequence ATGATATATCAGATATTAATAGACCGTTTTAATGGAGGATGGACTATTCCACCTCAAAATGCCAATGCATACTTAGGAGGTACTTTGCAGGGCATTAAAGATAAACTGGATTATATAAAATCTCTTGGTGCAACGTCTATATGGCTTTCGCCGTTCTTCAAGAACGCAGCCTATCACGGCTATCATACCATTGATTACGAAGAGGTGGATCCTCATTTCGGAACATGGTCTGATTTGTCTGATTTGATTAATACTGCACATCAGAAGAATATTCGTGTCATTGCAGATTTTGTCCCAAATCATTGTCATGTAGAACATCCATTCTTCTTGGATGCAGTCGATAATCCTTTTACAAGCAAGTATAGGGACTGGTTTTATTTTAAGAATGAGACGTCGCCAGATTGCTTACATTTCCTGGGGTATCAGGAACTGGTAAAATTTAATTTGGATAATCCTGCAACAAAAGATTATTTCATAAAAGTGGGTGAGCATTTGTCTTCTATTGGTATAGATGGCTTCAGAATAGATCATGCACTGGGTATTCCTATGGAATTTCTCAAATCTTTCCGCAAGAGGATGCATGAGCTGAATCCGAATACAATCGTCTTGGGAGAAGTGTGGCCGTTCAATATCCAACGTCGCTATTATAATACTTTGCGTTTCCGCTCTTTCTGGCGTAAATGTTCCTGCTGGCTTTTTGGCTTTAACCAAGAAACGATGCAGTTGGACTATTATGACTGTTTGGATGCTGTTCTGGATTTTACATTCCAACAGATTCTTATCGATGAGGTAAAAGCAGGTAGGCGCTTGGATAATAATGACAAATTGAATCGTAAATTAGCCAAACATTTTTCGCGCTATCCGTCAGAATCCTTCCAAGTGATACCTTTTATAGATAATCACGATACAAATCGATTCCTATTCTATTGTAATGGTGACAAGACGCTATTAGCGGAAGCTTTGGCACTATTAGAGAAAACAGGAAAGGAATATGCGTTTTATTATGGTACTGAGTGCGGAATGAATAATGATCATTCGATTTTTAATGCTGAGCCATATGCTGACCTCATTGTTCGTGAACCTATGAAGTGGTAA
- a CDS encoding AAA family ATPase, producing the protein MNNFLIGIRRLIYGFQKQTRETIWQYMDELATESDIYSKELKDFCPEVANDRLFVYASNHNLVVVLLDTSGREEKTGPEARVKAVLNIIETRLENSRHYVSLFGVVLTGKTIKEPALSPLDEEFAEIKVFDKMTNLKRRRVKLYEDRMPYGKVLVEDATNPFNDLYVPMGNEEDEVDEEDDDYDMNDAVTGDKEDEDEDDDEDEDITFPSGEIEQNLNLSVKVKILRPIPNPRRELEKLVGCEDIKRRMDELVALTQYNKMMQKSFPMSKQHEVSLHSVFLGRPGTGKTTVCKIFGSLLHQAGALSKGHVVMCDRGTFIGTLWGDEERSMNQVLEMAKGGVLMIDEAYLLNGKHETDPGKLVIQLLMNILADETQRDIAVVLCGYKEPMQKLLDSNPGLQSRFPNKFEFTDFSIEELLEITRRRVREYEYEFTPEAWDKYRDVLAEAYQQRDPQTWGNARFIGNLLDRIYIQHAKRCVRERPTEKGMLRLLTPDDICQIEVPKPRPSIGFAISR; encoded by the coding sequence ATGAATAATTTTTTGATTGGAATAAGGAGACTTATCTACGGTTTTCAGAAACAGACAAGAGAGACCATTTGGCAATACATGGATGAACTGGCCACAGAATCGGATATATACTCTAAGGAACTGAAGGACTTCTGTCCGGAGGTTGCCAACGACAGACTATTTGTCTATGCCTCTAACCACAACCTGGTGGTGGTGCTGCTGGATACCAGTGGCAGGGAGGAGAAGACGGGGCCTGAGGCGCGTGTGAAGGCGGTGCTCAACATCATAGAGACGCGTCTGGAGAATAGCCGCCACTATGTGAGCCTGTTTGGCGTGGTACTCACGGGAAAGACGATAAAAGAGCCCGCTTTGTCGCCCCTCGATGAGGAGTTTGCCGAGATCAAGGTGTTTGACAAGATGACGAACCTGAAGCGCCGCAGGGTGAAGCTCTACGAGGACCGTATGCCGTACGGCAAGGTGCTGGTGGAGGATGCCACGAACCCGTTCAACGACCTGTATGTGCCTATGGGCAATGAGGAGGACGAGGTGGACGAGGAGGATGACGACTACGACATGAACGACGCTGTAACAGGGGATAAGGAGGATGAGGATGAGGATGACGACGAGGACGAAGACATCACATTCCCCTCGGGCGAGATAGAGCAGAACCTGAACCTGAGTGTGAAGGTGAAGATACTGCGTCCGATTCCCAATCCGCGAAGGGAACTGGAGAAGCTGGTGGGTTGCGAGGACATCAAGCGGAGGATGGACGAGCTGGTGGCGCTGACGCAATACAACAAGATGATGCAGAAGTCGTTCCCCATGAGTAAGCAGCACGAGGTGTCGCTCCACAGCGTGTTCCTGGGCAGACCGGGCACAGGTAAGACCACCGTCTGCAAGATATTCGGCTCACTGCTCCATCAGGCGGGGGCACTGTCGAAGGGGCATGTGGTGATGTGCGACCGCGGCACGTTTATCGGTACGCTGTGGGGCGACGAGGAGCGCTCCATGAACCAGGTGCTGGAGATGGCAAAGGGCGGCGTGCTGATGATTGACGAGGCCTACCTTCTGAACGGCAAGCACGAGACGGACCCGGGCAAGCTGGTGATACAGTTGCTGATGAACATCCTGGCCGACGAGACGCAGCGCGACATTGCCGTGGTGCTATGCGGGTATAAGGAACCGATGCAGAAACTGCTGGACAGCAACCCCGGATTGCAGTCGCGCTTTCCCAACAAGTTTGAGTTTACGGATTTCTCCATCGAGGAACTGCTGGAGATTACCCGCAGGCGCGTGAGGGAGTACGAATATGAGTTTACCCCCGAGGCGTGGGACAAATACCGCGACGTGCTGGCGGAGGCCTATCAGCAGCGCGACCCACAGACATGGGGTAATGCCCGTTTTATAGGCAACCTGCTGGACCGTATCTATATCCAGCATGCCAAGCGCTGCGTCAGGGAGCGTCCCACGGAGAAAGGTATGCTCCGCCTGCTCACCCCTGATGATATCTGTCAGATAGAAGTGCCCAAACCACGTCCCTCCATCGGCTTTGCCATCAGCCGGTGA